A portion of the Grus americana isolate bGruAme1 chromosome 32 unlocalized genomic scaffold, bGruAme1.mat SUPER_32_unloc_5, whole genome shotgun sequence genome contains these proteins:
- the LOC129200133 gene encoding killer cell lectin-like receptor subfamily B member 1A, whose product MAGEIIYADLDVGPAKRCREQHSLPQPDRSGCPQRYRTALWASCLGNLLLGVAVLAMGLWLSVFHQQLGNSGSHRNVSGNVGDGNTTLEKGCLELRKSLCLSQLQEGEGCKLCPTGWMLHGSKCYWVTDMIKSWSKSQDDCRNRGAELVMPGDQEELAFLNKILQKPKRYFWIGLSIPSAGKGWTWLNGSRLDQSRFPLSPWDEGRRCGVLRGDRIISENCTSGLQGICQKEATQL is encoded by the exons ATGGCTGGGGAAATTATTTATGCTGACCTGGATGTTGGTCCCGCAAAACGCTGCAGGGAACAGCATTCACTTCCTCAGCCCGACA GATCGGGCTGTCCCCAGCGGTACCGAACTGCTCTCTGGGCCAGCTGTCTCGGAAACCTCCTCCTCGGAGTGGCGGTGTTAGCGATGGGACTTTGGC TTTCAGTTTTCCACCAGCAGTTGGGGAACTCAGGAAGCCACAGAAACGTGAGCGGGAACGTAGGAGATGGCAACACCACCCTGGAGAAAGGCTGCTTGGAGCTGAGGAAAAGTCTCTGCTTGTCACAGTTGCAAG AGGGTGAGGGGTGCAAGCTCTGCCCCACGGGCTGGATGCTGCACGGGAGCAAGTGTTACTGGGTTACCGACATGATCAAGTCGTGGAGCAAGAGCCAGGACGACTGCAGGAATCGGGGGGCCGAGCTGGTGATGCCGGGGGACCAGGAAGAGCTG GCTTTCCTAAACAAAATCCTGCAGAAACCCAAACGCTACTTCTGGATCGGCCTCTCCATCCCCTCCGCCGGGAAGGGCTGGACCTGGCTGAACGGCTCCCGCCTGGACCAGAGCCG GTTCCCGTTGAGCCCCTGGGATGAAGGCAGAAGGTgcggggtgctgaggggggacAGGATCATCTCCGAAAACTGCACCTCGGGATTGCAGGGGATCTGCCAGAAAGAAGCCACCCAGCTCTGA
- the LOC129200130 gene encoding killer cell lectin-like receptor subfamily G member 2, translating into MKGHPPTQRCLGIEAHTEELWVSAGPPLWAVGRAQCLGGGVTPGGLGLASVRLLPAVWERPGLVLSSHRVVCSSPPPHTHTSPSVWQLSCCRLSPGVPSCVPWAARVGDGRDARAVPALGQRRPHCEWLFPPAGRCCALPPAYGLVVAVLVAVLVAVILALAIALAVQSAGRREGHLAPVLGCPDNWVGYRDVCYYLSTEEGSWVWSQERCSSHGASLAVLQREWEMEFLSRLKGKDDFWLGLRRQGERLEWVDGSSFTQTILVRGQGACLYLNDNALVSTSCSQQRPYMCSKHYAQR; encoded by the exons ATGAAGGGGCATCCCCCCACCCAGAGGTGCCTGGGCATAGAGGCACACACAGAAGAGCTCTGGGTGAGTGCAGGGCCACCGCTGTGGGCTGTAGGGAGGGCACAATGTCTCGGTGGTGGTGTCACCCCAGGAGGCCTGGGGCTGGCAAGTGTGAGgcttcttccagctgtctggGAAAGGCCTGGTCTTGTGCTCAGTTCCCATCGGGTGGTCTgtagcagcccccccccccacacacacacatctccatctgtctggcagctctcctgctgcaggctgtcccctggGGTTCCCTCCTGCGTTCCCTGGGCAGCTCGTGTTGGGGACGGCAGGGATGCGAGGGCCGTGCCTGCTCTGGGACAGCGCCGTCCTCACTGCGAGtggctttttcctcctgcaggcaggTGCTGCGCTCTCCCTCCAGCGTATGGCCTGGTGGTGGCTGTGCTCGTGGCTGTGCTCGTGGCTGTGATCCTGGCTTTGGCCATTGCTCTTGCTGTACAGTCGG CAGGCAGACGTGAAGGTCATCTAGCTCCGGTGCTGGGTTGTCCTGACAACTGGGTTGGGTACCGCGACGTCTGCTACTACCTCTCGACGGAGGAGGGGAGCTGGGTGTGGAGCCAGGAGCGGTGCTCCTCACACGGGGCCTCGCTGGCTGTGCTCCAGAGGGAGTGGGAAATG GAGTTTCTCTCGCGCCTCAAAGGCAAAGATGATTTCTGGCTTGGGCTGCGGAGACAGGGCGAACGCCTGGAGTGGGTGGATGGCAGCAGCTTCACCCAGAC GATCCTGGTGCGGGGCCAAGGAGCGTGTCTGTATTTGAATGACAATGCTTTAGTGAGTACAAGCTGCTCACAGCAACGGCCATATATGTGCAGCAAGCACTATGCTCAGAGGTGA